The Eubacterium sp. MSJ-33 genomic sequence ATAATACGAACAAAATCCGTATTCTCGTTGAATCGCCAAACACCTTGAACAGCTCCGCCAAGTCATACAATTCTGTCTCGCTTGGCAGCTTCTCATTCACAATCTTCAGCAGATCCTTGTGTACCTCGTGACTCTCACAACATTCTATCATTTTCTGTGTATGTGCCATAGTATCCTCATTTCACACTAAAGTTTCTTTACAAACAATGTACGAATCGCATTTAACACTGCCAGTATCATAACTCCGACATCTGCAAAAATAGCAAACCACATATTTGCAATACCAAGTGCGCCGAGTACCAGACAGATTACTTTAATACCAATCGCAAAATAAATATTCTCATATACGATACGAAGACATTTTCTCGAGATCCGGATTGCCTTCGAGATCTTCAGCGGATCGTCATCCATCAATACGATGTCTGCAGCTTCAATCGCCGCGTCCGAACCAAGCGCGCCCATCGCAATACCGATATCGGCACGCGAAAGAACCGGTGCATCGTTGATGCCGTCACCCACAAATGCAAGTTTATCCTTTTCCGGCTTTTTCGTCAAGAGTTCTTCAACCTTTTCCACCTTATCGCCCGGAAGCAGTTCACTGCATACTTCGTCGATGCCTAGCTGTGCGGCTACATGCTCTGCCACATTCTTCGCATCGCCGGTCAGCATAACGGTTTTCTCTATACCGGACTTCTTCAGTGCCGCAATTGCTTCTGCCGCATGCTCCTTAATGACATCCGAGATCAGGATATGTCCGGCGTATTGTCCATCAATCGCCACATGTACGATTGTTCCGACATGGCTGCACTCATGATACTCGATACCAAGCTTCTGCATGAGCTTTGCATTTCCGGCTGCAACAACCTTTCCATCCACCTTTGCTGTCAGTCCATGACCACCGATTTCCTCCACATCACTGACACGGTTCTTATCGATCGGCTTGCCATACGCACGCTGTAAGCTTTTGCTGATCGGATGGGTGGAATAACTCTCTGCAAGGGCTGCATATTCAAGCAGCTCTTCATCCTTATATGGACTGTGGTGGATACCATTTACTTCAAATACGCCCTTCGTCATCGTACCGGTCTTATCGAATACGACGATCTTCGTCTGCGACAATGTCTCTAAGAAGCTTGAGCCTTTGACAAGGACACCTTCCCGGCTCGCGCCACCGATACCTGCAAAGAAGCTGAGCGGGATACTGATTACCAGCGCACACGGACAGCTGATTACAAGGAATGTCAGGGCACGGTATACCCAGTCGCCCCATTCCGGCGCAAGCCCCATAAATGCCATCCGCACGATCGGCGGCAGGATAGCAAGCGCCAAAGCACCATAGCAGACTGCAGGTGTATAAACCTTCGCAAATTTCGAGATAAAGTTCTCGGAACGGGATTTTCTTGAACTTGCATTCTCTACTAGTTCCAAAATCTTCGATACCGTCGACTCGCCGAATTCTTTCGTCGTACGGATCTTTAAAAGGCCGGTCATGTTGATGCATCCACTGGTGATCTCATCATCCACGCTGACTTCGCGCGGTACACTCTCACCGGTCAGTGCACTTGTATTTAAGGATGATGTTCCTTCGACAACGACACCATCGATTGGCACCTTCTCACCCGGCTGTACGATGATAACCGTACCGATCTCGATCTCATCCGGATCGACCTGCTCGAGCTCTCCGTCCTTCTCTACATTCGCATAATCCGGGCGGATATCCATCAGTTCACTGATATTCCGGCGGCTCTTGCCAACGGCATAGCTCTGAAACAGCTCTCCGATCTGATAGAAGAGCATAACCGCAGTGCCTTCCTTGTAATCACCAAGCGCAATCGCGCCGATGGTGGCAACTGCCATCAGGAAATTCTCATCAAAAATCTGCCGGTTTAAAATTCCCTTCCCCGCCTTCTTCAGGATATCATATCCGATCACCAGATATGGAATCATATACAGTCCGAACCGCACATATCCTTCTACCGGGACAAACTGCAATGCGATTACCAATACCGCTGCAATAATGATTCGAACCAATACCTTCTTCTGCTTCTTCGTCATAGCCGTCACTTCCTATCTCTGCCTGCCTCTTCTACTTACTTATGCACACATACCGCATCTGTCCGGATCTCTTATAAGAAGATCTCGCAGTCATCCTCAACCTTCTTGCAGTTCTTCAGAACGTCCTTCATAACTGCCTTTGCATCTGCGCCTTCTTCAAACTCTACAATCATCTTGAGTGCCATAAAGTTTACAGTTGCGTCCTTGACACCGGCTGTATTCTTCGCAGCGTCCTCCATCTTATTTGCACAGTTTGCACAATCAACATCAATCTTGTAAGTCTTCTTCATCTTCGTATCTCCTTTTTAATAACTCTTGCTTCATATGAACAATTATTCATATGTTTGCATTTATTATAGCATTCCCTTTTCAGATGTCAACTGTCAATTTACATTTTTTCCTGTTTTTTTATTTCACAAATCATTACAACAAGCAGAATTAAAAATGCCGCCAGACTCCCGGCTGATCCCAGGCTGACTCCATACACGGATAAATCAAACTTCGTACTTATGCCAAGCACGGTCGTTACCGCAAGCAAGATTCCAATTAATCCCTCTCCTGCAATTAATCCGGAAGAAAACAAGATTCCATCCTGCACATATGTCTCATTTTTCTTCCGCTCATAGAACAGACGCAGCAGACCACCAACCATGATGGCTGTCGACAAGTGGATTGGCAGATACAATCCAATAGAAAATGGCAATACCGGGATCCCGACGATTTCCACCGCAACTGCGATAAACACACCAATCAAAATCAGGCTCCATGGAAGATAATCACCCATTACACCTTCTACAACAAGCTTCATCAACGTCGCTTGCGGTGCCGGAAGCTCCGAATCACCGAAACTCCATGCTGCCTGCAAGAGATACAATACACCGCCGATTGCAAGCCCGGATACAGCCGCTCCAATCAGTTCCCCAACCTGCTGTTTCCACGGTGTCGCTCCAACGATAAATCCGGTTTTTAAATCCTGTGACGTATCACCTGCC encodes the following:
- a CDS encoding heavy metal translocating P-type ATPase, with the translated sequence MTKKQKKVLVRIIIAAVLVIALQFVPVEGYVRFGLYMIPYLVIGYDILKKAGKGILNRQIFDENFLMAVATIGAIALGDYKEGTAVMLFYQIGELFQSYAVGKSRRNISELMDIRPDYANVEKDGELEQVDPDEIEIGTVIIVQPGEKVPIDGVVVEGTSSLNTSALTGESVPREVSVDDEITSGCINMTGLLKIRTTKEFGESTVSKILELVENASSRKSRSENFISKFAKVYTPAVCYGALALAILPPIVRMAFMGLAPEWGDWVYRALTFLVISCPCALVISIPLSFFAGIGGASREGVLVKGSSFLETLSQTKIVVFDKTGTMTKGVFEVNGIHHSPYKDEELLEYAALAESYSTHPISKSLQRAYGKPIDKNRVSDVEEIGGHGLTAKVDGKVVAAGNAKLMQKLGIEYHECSHVGTIVHVAIDGQYAGHILISDVIKEHAAEAIAALKKSGIEKTVMLTGDAKNVAEHVAAQLGIDEVCSELLPGDKVEKVEELLTKKPEKDKLAFVGDGINDAPVLSRADIGIAMGALGSDAAIEAADIVLMDDDPLKISKAIRISRKCLRIVYENIYFAIGIKVICLVLGALGIANMWFAIFADVGVMILAVLNAIRTLFVKKL
- a CDS encoding cation transporter, whose product is MKKTYKIDVDCANCANKMEDAAKNTAGVKDATVNFMALKMIVEFEEGADAKAVMKDVLKNCKKVEDDCEIFL